The following coding sequences lie in one Lolium perenne isolate Kyuss_39 chromosome 2, Kyuss_2.0, whole genome shotgun sequence genomic window:
- the LOC127330472 gene encoding uncharacterized protein produces MALDGRALPPPATGCAPDVEVARPWSWDSAGGSSTEGGDMLVQGRAMAMDVSLLRNDEGRMKRELVAWAKAVASMAIRESMRC; encoded by the coding sequence ATGGCCTTGGACGGGAGGGCCTTGCCGCCGCCGGCGACCGGCTGCGCTCCCGACGTCGAGGTGGCGAGGCCGTGGTCGTGGGACAGCGCCGGTGGTTCATCTACCGAGGGAGGTGACATGCTGGTGCAGGGACGGGCCATGGCGATGGACGTGTCACTGCTGCGGAACGACGAGGGGAGGATGAAGCGGGAGCTGGTCGCATGGGCCAAGGCCGTGGCGTCCATGGCCATCAGGGAGTCGATGCGGTGCTAG